One part of the Magallana gigas chromosome 5, xbMagGiga1.1, whole genome shotgun sequence genome encodes these proteins:
- the LOC117680985 gene encoding uncharacterized protein, with product MNCQMKHYILLHICRMGTFLTAFDNGYISKFSGKSLDEIACEDIYSNDDDDDDDDDDDDDGKERARKKKTGPKPSKLPTDKDVSDEHDGNGDHNDEDGDDHVGKERARK from the exons atga ACTGCCAAATGAAACACTACATATTGCTACATATATGTAGAATGGGAACATTTTTGACTGCATTTGACAATGGATACATTTCTAAATTTAGTGGAAAGTCCTTAGATGAAATTGCCTGTGAag acatatattcaaatgatgatgatgatgatgatgatgatgatgatgatgatgatggaaAAGAACGAGccagaaaaaagaaaactggACCTAAGCCTTCAAAACTCCCGACAG ACAAAGATGTGAGTGATGAACATGATGGCAATGGTGATCATAATGATGAAGATGGGGATGATCATGTTGGGAAAGAACGAGCTAGAAAATAG